From the Nocardiopsis changdeensis genome, one window contains:
- a CDS encoding type II secretion system F family protein encodes MGGGPRMWLRPPTEAKPRLPGRLLVMTTAAAGTAAVAGALFGPLGAAVVAACGIGWWVRARGRTRDDRIPLTGDVPVVIGLIAAGMRAGAPLVSCLAAVARAAPGRLGRELASVADRLRLGADPASAWSESAGVLPEPLVAAGRDLARAADTGAPVADLLDRHVADLHRELRSLASARVERLGVLVVMPLALCFLPSFLLVGVVPMVVDLLSRALGG; translated from the coding sequence ATGGGCGGCGGACCCAGGATGTGGCTGCGGCCACCAACGGAGGCGAAGCCGCGCCTGCCCGGTCGCCTGTTGGTCATGACCACGGCCGCGGCGGGTACGGCGGCGGTGGCCGGCGCCCTGTTCGGGCCGCTCGGCGCGGCCGTCGTCGCGGCCTGCGGGATCGGGTGGTGGGTGCGCGCTCGGGGGAGAACCCGGGACGACCGGATCCCGCTCACCGGCGACGTCCCCGTGGTGATCGGGCTCATCGCCGCCGGGATGCGGGCCGGGGCGCCGCTGGTGTCCTGCCTCGCGGCCGTGGCGCGGGCCGCCCCCGGCAGGCTCGGGAGGGAGTTGGCGTCGGTGGCCGACCGGCTGCGCCTGGGGGCGGATCCGGCCTCCGCCTGGTCGGAGTCGGCCGGGGTGCTGCCCGAGCCGCTGGTGGCGGCCGGGCGCGATCTGGCCCGCGCCGCCGACACCGGGGCGCCGGTGGCCGACCTGCTCGACCGGCACGTGGCGGACCTGCACAGGGAGCTGCGCTCCCTGGCGTCGGCGCGGGTCGAACGCCTGGGGGTGCTCGTGGTGATGCCGCTGGCGCTGTGCTTCCTGCCGTCCTTCCTCCTGGTGGGGGTGGTCCCGATGGTGGTGGACCTGCTGTCGCGCGCGCTGGGCGGGTGA
- a CDS encoding type II secretion system F family protein, whose product MVGVWVCAVGLVLLGVLVDAGTGRIGWQVPRGPGPVGVLERVRASALRRRTAPGREKRRGVITLCRVLAAELRSGRPPEDALGAALAEAGPEVARAVGDGFGTRAPVRAAEADPDLRALAYLAVCWEVASDTGAGLADVVDALADELTAQEEVRAEISARTGGPRTTAIVLGLLPVVGLLLSAGLGGSPLVFLFTTPLGLLCLVLGVLLNLAGLWWISRLVRAAVDRGD is encoded by the coding sequence GTGGTCGGGGTGTGGGTGTGCGCGGTGGGGCTGGTGCTGTTGGGGGTGCTGGTCGACGCCGGGACGGGGCGGATCGGATGGCAGGTGCCGCGCGGTCCGGGGCCGGTGGGGGTGCTGGAACGCGTGCGGGCGTCGGCGCTGCGACGGAGGACGGCGCCGGGCCGGGAGAAACGGCGCGGGGTGATCACCCTGTGCCGGGTGCTGGCCGCCGAGCTGCGGTCCGGCAGGCCCCCCGAGGACGCGCTGGGGGCGGCGCTCGCCGAGGCCGGGCCGGAGGTGGCCCGGGCGGTGGGCGACGGGTTCGGCACCCGGGCCCCGGTCCGGGCCGCCGAGGCGGATCCGGACCTGCGGGCCCTCGCCTACCTGGCCGTGTGCTGGGAGGTGGCCTCGGACACCGGTGCCGGGCTGGCCGATGTCGTGGATGCGCTCGCCGACGAGCTCACCGCGCAGGAGGAGGTGAGGGCCGAGATCTCGGCGCGCACCGGCGGCCCGAGGACCACGGCGATCGTGCTGGGCCTGCTCCCCGTGGTGGGGCTGCTGCTGTCGGCCGGACTGGGGGGTTCGCCGCTGGTGTTCCTGTTCACGACCCCGCTGGGGCTGCTCTGCCTGGTGCTCGGTGTGCTGCTGAACCTCGCCGGGCTGTGGTGGATCTCGCGGCTGGTGCGCGCCGCCGTGGACCGGGGGGACTAG
- a CDS encoding TadA family conjugal transfer-associated ATPase, producing MVEAVRNRLVASGVVVSPGNVAAALRAEGGVLGDAEVLSLTRRLAADLAGAGPLEELMTSGGVTDILVNGPDEVWVDDGGGLRRVEVRFESAEAVRRLAQRLAAQAGRRLDAAVPYVDARLPNGARLHAVLPPVSPTGACLSLRMPPCRVFTLDRLVDCGTLTRRGAALLRAVVDSRAAFLVSGGTGTGKTTLLSTLLSLVDPGERIVLAEDSPELRPDHPHVVRLQTRPANIEGSGEVTLEVLVRQALRMRPDRLVVGEARGPEIVSLLGALNTGHEGGAGTLHANGAGDVPARVEALGCAAGLGREAVHSQLAATGVLVVHLVREAGVRRLAEVRVLDHDRQGLVRTVPAVSFAAGGAQREHPGVGVLTARVGDGWRR from the coding sequence CTGGTGGAGGCGGTGCGCAACCGGCTGGTGGCCTCGGGGGTGGTGGTCAGCCCCGGCAACGTGGCGGCAGCGCTGCGGGCGGAGGGCGGGGTGCTGGGCGACGCCGAGGTGCTGTCGCTGACCCGGCGGCTGGCCGCGGACCTGGCCGGGGCCGGGCCGCTGGAGGAGCTGATGACCTCAGGCGGGGTCACGGACATCCTGGTCAACGGGCCGGACGAGGTGTGGGTGGACGACGGCGGCGGACTGCGCCGGGTGGAGGTGCGGTTCGAGTCGGCGGAGGCGGTGCGGCGGCTGGCCCAGCGGCTCGCCGCCCAGGCCGGGCGGCGGCTGGACGCGGCGGTGCCCTATGTGGACGCGCGCCTTCCCAACGGGGCGCGGCTGCACGCGGTGCTGCCGCCCGTCTCCCCCACCGGGGCGTGCCTGTCGCTGCGGATGCCGCCCTGCCGGGTGTTCACCCTGGACCGGCTGGTGGACTGCGGGACGCTCACCCGGCGCGGGGCGGCGCTGCTGCGGGCGGTGGTGGACTCGCGGGCGGCCTTCCTGGTGAGCGGTGGCACGGGGACGGGGAAGACCACCTTGCTCTCGACGCTGCTGTCCCTGGTGGACCCGGGCGAGCGGATCGTGCTGGCCGAGGACTCCCCCGAGCTGCGCCCCGACCATCCGCACGTAGTGCGCCTGCAGACCCGTCCCGCCAACATCGAGGGCAGCGGCGAGGTCACCCTGGAGGTGCTGGTCCGTCAGGCTCTCCGGATGCGCCCGGACCGGTTGGTGGTGGGCGAGGCGCGGGGGCCGGAGATCGTGTCCCTGCTGGGCGCGCTCAACACCGGCCACGAGGGCGGTGCGGGGACGCTCCACGCCAACGGCGCGGGGGACGTGCCGGCCCGGGTGGAGGCCCTGGGCTGTGCGGCCGGGCTCGGCCGGGAGGCGGTGCACAGCCAGTTGGCGGCCACCGGGGTGCTGGTGGTGCACCTGGTGCGGGAGGCCGGGGTCCGGCGGCTGGCCGAGGTCCGGGTGCTGGACCACGACCGTCAGGGGCTGGTGCGCACGGTGCCCGCGGTGTCGTTCGCCGCGGGTGGGGCCCAGCGCGAGCACCCGGGAGTCGGCGTCCTCACCGCCCGTGTCGGCGACGGCTGGCGCAGATGA
- the ssd gene encoding septum site-determining protein Ssd, with translation MDAVPLIATADTGLLDDLLRLSAAASVRVNTADTVDRALLSWPRSPLVVLGADLYPELRSGERPPHARFVVVARGGPDAGPGTGPGHGGPNGAGGAGGTMLLPRDEMLLTGLISASGQPGRRAPTVAVMGGRGGAGASLLAVALALAGARGGHGTALLDADPLGCGPDILLGCERDPVDGRLGWDDLTDRRGRLRWSDVAARLPGPAGISVLTWVHGPDARRGPLPAAAARSMLESARQGCDLVVVDLPRSFGAAVTAFLNRSDLVLLVVPAQVAAVVSASAMVPRLRAESREVRAVVRGASGGLTADVVARGMGLALGADLPPEPGLERALAAGRRPADHPRSPLAGFADRLVAELTGVPR, from the coding sequence ATGGACGCCGTTCCCCTCATCGCCACCGCCGACACCGGACTGCTCGACGACCTGCTGCGGCTGTCGGCCGCCGCCTCGGTCCGGGTCAACACCGCCGACACCGTCGACCGCGCGCTGCTGTCGTGGCCGCGCTCGCCGCTGGTGGTGCTGGGCGCCGACCTGTACCCGGAGCTGCGTTCGGGCGAGCGGCCGCCGCACGCCCGGTTCGTCGTGGTGGCCCGCGGCGGCCCGGACGCGGGGCCCGGGACGGGTCCCGGGCACGGCGGGCCCAACGGTGCGGGCGGGGCGGGCGGCACCATGCTGCTGCCCCGGGACGAGATGCTGCTGACCGGCCTGATCTCCGCGAGCGGACAGCCCGGGAGGCGGGCGCCGACCGTGGCCGTGATGGGCGGGCGCGGCGGGGCCGGGGCGAGCCTGCTCGCCGTCGCCCTGGCGCTGGCCGGGGCGCGGGGCGGGCACGGCACCGCGCTGCTGGACGCCGACCCGCTGGGCTGCGGTCCCGACATCCTGCTCGGCTGCGAGCGCGACCCGGTGGACGGCAGGCTCGGCTGGGACGACCTGACGGACCGGCGCGGCCGGTTGCGCTGGTCGGACGTGGCGGCGCGGCTGCCCGGACCGGCCGGGATCTCGGTGCTCACCTGGGTGCACGGGCCGGACGCGCGTCGGGGCCCGCTGCCCGCTGCCGCCGCCCGGTCGATGCTGGAGTCGGCCCGGCAGGGGTGCGACCTGGTGGTCGTCGACCTCCCGCGGTCGTTCGGGGCCGCGGTCACGGCCTTCCTCAACCGCTCGGACCTGGTGCTGCTGGTCGTGCCCGCGCAGGTGGCCGCCGTGGTGTCGGCGTCGGCGATGGTGCCGCGGCTGCGGGCGGAGTCCCGGGAGGTGCGCGCCGTGGTGCGCGGGGCCTCGGGCGGGCTGACCGCCGACGTGGTGGCCCGGGGGATGGGGCTGGCACTGGGAGCGGACCTGCCGCCGGAGCCGGGCCTGGAGCGGGCGCTGGCCGCCGGGCGGCGGCCCGCGGACCACCCGCGTTCGCCGCTGGCCGGGTTCGCCGACCGGCTCGTCGCCGAACTGACGGGGGTGCCGCGGTGA
- a CDS encoding oxidoreductase, with translation MLVPVSETTSAAQTDPLARIAALPGVAEAVEETRTLVDRLLGHRILRRRSSDVSMESSLRGACASAALEGAEVSMDEIRAGHVYDTRIKGALRVGGELGTLVETWPKAPRQVLARLHTLAAADAVSADALGRPRMAGERVEDPLELGEALAPEAALARLEGLYALLGARTSVPALVTSALVHGELMAIRPFGWGDGIVARAAERLTLIERGLDPKSLVPSELGHRTLSEEYAPALRGYMSGTAEGVAEWVVYCCRAVRAGAQDSLATCEALKRG, from the coding sequence ATGTTGGTTCCCGTGAGCGAAACGACTTCTGCCGCCCAGACCGACCCGCTGGCCAGGATCGCCGCACTGCCCGGTGTGGCCGAGGCCGTGGAGGAGACCCGGACCCTGGTGGACCGGCTGCTGGGTCACCGGATCCTGCGCCGGCGGAGCAGCGACGTGTCCATGGAGTCCTCGCTGCGCGGGGCGTGCGCGTCCGCCGCGCTGGAGGGCGCCGAGGTCTCGATGGACGAGATCCGCGCCGGGCACGTGTACGACACCCGGATCAAGGGCGCCCTGCGGGTGGGCGGCGAGCTGGGGACCCTGGTGGAGACCTGGCCCAAGGCGCCGCGGCAGGTGCTGGCCCGGCTGCACACGCTCGCCGCCGCGGACGCGGTGTCCGCCGACGCCCTGGGGCGGCCGCGCATGGCCGGCGAGCGGGTCGAGGACCCGCTGGAGCTGGGCGAGGCGCTCGCCCCCGAGGCCGCGCTCGCCCGGCTGGAGGGCCTGTACGCGCTGCTGGGCGCGCGCACCTCGGTGCCCGCGCTGGTGACGTCGGCCCTGGTGCACGGCGAGCTGATGGCGATCCGCCCGTTCGGGTGGGGCGACGGGATCGTGGCGCGGGCCGCGGAGCGGCTGACGCTGATCGAGCGGGGGCTGGACCCCAAGTCGCTGGTGCCGTCCGAGCTGGGCCACCGGACGCTGTCGGAGGAGTACGCGCCCGCGCTGCGCGGGTACATGTCCGGGACCGCCGAGGGCGTGGCCGAGTGGGTCGTGTACTGCTGCCGGGCGGTGCGGGCCGGGGCGCAGGACTCGCTGGCGACCTGCGAGGCGCTCAAGCGCGGCTGA
- the acs gene encoding acetate--CoA ligase, producing MADSTPPSQETLSNLLHETRSFPPPADLAANANVKADAYDEAAGDRLGFWEEQARRLQWDRPWDTVLDWQPPFAKWFVNGRLNASVNCVDRHVANGLGERVAYYWEGEPGDTRTITYAELKDMVSQAANALTELGVTRGDRVAIYMPMIPETIVAMLACARIGAVHMVVFGGFSVDALGQRLDDSQAKLVITADGGYRRGKPSALKPAVDAAVADRPAVEKVLVVRRTGQDVEWTDRDVWWHDLVDSQSTEHTPEAHDAENPLYIMYTSGTTAKPKGILHTTGGYLTQASYTHWAVFDLKPETDVYWCAADIGWVTGHSYIVYGPLSNAATTVLYEGTPDTPHRGRFWEIIEKYKVTIAYMAPTAIRTFMKWGDDIPAGFDLSSLRVIGSVGEPINPEAYVWYRKHIGGDRTPVVDTWWQTETGAIMVSPLPGVTSGKPGAAMRALPGIVADVVDENGNSVPDGEGGFIVIREPWPSMLRGIWGDPERYKDTYWSRFEGLYFPGDGAKKDEDGDLWLLGRVDDVMLVSGHNISTTEVESALVSHPSVAEAAVVGATDKVTGQAIVGFVILRSGAEEVSEETVKALRDHVGASLGPIAKPARLLAVPELPKTRSGKIMRRLLRDIAENREVGDTSTLTDSSIMEVIAKQLPSVKQGD from the coding sequence GTGGCCGACAGCACTCCCCCGAGCCAGGAGACACTGTCCAACCTTCTCCATGAAACACGCAGCTTCCCCCCGCCGGCCGATCTGGCCGCGAACGCCAACGTCAAGGCCGACGCCTACGACGAGGCGGCCGGGGACCGGCTCGGTTTCTGGGAGGAGCAGGCCCGCAGGCTCCAGTGGGACCGGCCCTGGGACACCGTCCTGGACTGGCAGCCGCCCTTCGCCAAGTGGTTCGTCAACGGCAGGCTCAACGCCTCCGTCAACTGCGTGGACCGCCACGTGGCCAACGGCCTGGGCGAGCGCGTCGCCTACTACTGGGAGGGCGAGCCGGGCGACACCCGCACCATCACCTACGCCGAGCTGAAGGACATGGTCTCCCAGGCCGCCAACGCCCTCACCGAGCTGGGCGTCACGCGGGGCGACCGGGTCGCCATCTACATGCCGATGATCCCCGAGACGATCGTCGCCATGCTGGCCTGCGCCCGCATCGGCGCCGTCCACATGGTGGTCTTCGGCGGCTTCTCCGTCGACGCCCTGGGCCAGCGCCTGGACGACAGCCAGGCCAAGCTCGTCATCACCGCCGACGGCGGCTACCGGCGCGGCAAGCCCAGCGCGCTCAAGCCCGCCGTGGACGCCGCGGTGGCCGACCGCCCGGCCGTCGAGAAGGTCCTCGTCGTCCGCCGCACCGGCCAGGACGTCGAGTGGACCGACCGCGACGTGTGGTGGCACGACCTCGTCGACTCCCAGAGCACCGAGCACACCCCCGAGGCCCACGACGCCGAGAACCCGCTGTACATCATGTACACCAGCGGCACCACGGCCAAGCCCAAGGGCATCCTGCACACCACCGGCGGCTACCTCACCCAGGCGTCCTACACCCACTGGGCGGTCTTCGACCTCAAGCCCGAGACCGACGTCTACTGGTGCGCCGCCGACATCGGCTGGGTCACCGGCCACTCCTACATCGTCTACGGCCCGCTCTCCAACGCCGCGACGACCGTCCTCTACGAGGGCACCCCGGACACCCCGCACCGCGGCCGGTTCTGGGAGATCATCGAGAAGTACAAGGTCACCATCGCCTACATGGCCCCGACGGCGATCCGCACCTTCATGAAGTGGGGCGACGACATCCCCGCCGGGTTCGACCTGTCGAGCCTGCGCGTCATCGGCTCGGTGGGCGAGCCCATCAACCCCGAGGCCTACGTCTGGTACCGCAAGCACATCGGCGGCGACCGGACCCCGGTCGTGGACACCTGGTGGCAGACCGAGACCGGCGCCATCATGGTGAGCCCGCTGCCGGGCGTCACCTCGGGCAAGCCGGGCGCGGCCATGCGCGCCCTGCCGGGCATCGTCGCCGACGTCGTGGACGAGAACGGCAACTCGGTCCCCGACGGCGAGGGCGGCTTCATCGTGATCCGCGAGCCCTGGCCGTCCATGCTCCGCGGCATCTGGGGCGACCCGGAGCGCTACAAGGACACCTACTGGTCGCGCTTCGAGGGCCTGTACTTCCCGGGCGACGGGGCCAAGAAGGACGAGGACGGCGACCTGTGGCTGCTCGGCCGCGTCGACGACGTCATGCTCGTCTCCGGCCACAACATCTCCACCACCGAGGTCGAGTCCGCCCTGGTCTCGCACCCGAGCGTGGCGGAGGCCGCCGTCGTCGGCGCCACGGACAAGGTCACCGGCCAGGCCATCGTCGGCTTCGTGATCCTGCGCAGCGGCGCCGAGGAGGTCTCCGAGGAGACGGTCAAGGCCCTGCGCGACCACGTCGGCGCCTCCCTCGGGCCGATCGCCAAGCCCGCCCGCCTGCTGGCCGTGCCCGAGCTGCCCAAGACCCGCTCGGGCAAGATCATGCGCCGCCTGCTGCGCGACATCGCGGAGAACCGCGAGGTCGGTGACACCTCCACGCTCACCGACTCCTCGATCATGGAGGTCATCGCCAAGCAGCTGCCCTCCGTCAAGCAGGGCGACTGA
- a CDS encoding phage holin family protein → MVDKPGTGGPGAVGDTDRSVGELVSDVTGNFSRLVRLELELAKAEAKLEAAKAGKGIAGFAVFAVLMHIFVILLSVTIAFVLYEVAGLPGWASFAIVTGFYLLVAIVFALFGLVSFRRMRGLERTRLTTSRLGAILRREITPPGSEVAAAGRAGATATTGN, encoded by the coding sequence ATGGTGGACAAGCCGGGAACCGGCGGGCCGGGTGCCGTCGGAGACACCGACCGCTCCGTCGGTGAACTCGTCTCGGACGTCACCGGGAACTTCTCCCGTCTGGTGCGCCTCGAGCTGGAGCTCGCCAAGGCCGAGGCCAAGCTCGAGGCGGCGAAGGCCGGCAAGGGCATCGCGGGGTTCGCGGTGTTCGCCGTCCTCATGCACATCTTCGTCATCCTCCTCTCGGTGACCATCGCCTTCGTCCTGTACGAGGTGGCGGGCCTGCCGGGGTGGGCCTCCTTCGCCATCGTGACCGGCTTCTACCTGCTCGTCGCGATCGTGTTCGCCCTCTTCGGCCTGGTCAGCTTCCGCCGGATGCGCGGCCTGGAGCGGACCCGCCTGACCACCTCCCGCCTGGGCGCCATCCTGCGCCGCGAGATCACCCCGCCGGGCTCGGAGGTCGCCGCCGCCGGCAGGGCCGGGGCCACGGCCACCACCGGAAACTAG
- a CDS encoding alpha/beta fold hydrolase: protein MLDDSAAYVEGPWAHRNVGAAGARFHAAELGEGPLVLFLHGFPQFWWAWRHQLTAVAEAGYRAVAVDLRGYGGSDKTPRGYDLVTLAQDAAGLVRALGARRAVVVGHGVGGMVGWTMTAYHPGTVRALAAVASPHPGRAARLMLSAGPGARHMLRAQLPILPEHRLLADGCARVGDLLREWSAPGWPDAEAEKMYRIAFSIPKVSHCSLEYHRWIARSRLRPDGLRYHARMRTPVRVPVLQVHGSLDPVCPPETARASERSVAGAYRWRGIPGAGHFPHEERPDAVSDELTRWLDSLPGDD from the coding sequence GTGCTGGACGATTCGGCCGCCTACGTCGAGGGCCCCTGGGCCCACCGGAACGTCGGGGCCGCGGGCGCCCGCTTCCACGCCGCCGAGCTGGGGGAGGGGCCGCTGGTGCTGTTCCTGCACGGCTTCCCCCAGTTCTGGTGGGCGTGGCGGCACCAGCTCACCGCCGTCGCGGAGGCGGGCTACCGGGCGGTCGCCGTCGACCTGCGGGGGTACGGCGGCAGCGACAAGACACCCCGCGGGTACGACCTGGTGACCCTCGCCCAGGACGCCGCCGGCCTGGTCCGGGCCCTGGGCGCGCGCCGGGCGGTCGTGGTCGGCCACGGCGTCGGCGGCATGGTCGGCTGGACCATGACCGCCTACCACCCGGGCACCGTGCGCGCCCTGGCGGCGGTCGCGTCCCCGCACCCGGGCCGGGCGGCCCGTCTGATGCTCTCCGCGGGTCCGGGCGCCCGCCACATGCTCCGCGCCCAGCTGCCGATCCTGCCCGAGCACCGGCTCCTCGCCGACGGTTGCGCCCGGGTCGGCGACCTGCTGCGGGAGTGGTCCGCCCCGGGCTGGCCCGACGCCGAGGCCGAGAAGATGTACCGGATCGCGTTCTCCATCCCCAAGGTGTCCCACTGCTCCCTGGAGTACCACCGCTGGATCGCCCGCTCCCGGCTGCGCCCGGACGGCCTGCGCTACCACGCGCGGATGCGGACGCCGGTGCGCGTCCCGGTGCTCCAGGTCCACGGCTCCCTCGACCCCGTCTGCCCGCCGGAGACGGCCCGCGCCTCGGAGCGCTCGGTGGCGGGGGCCTACCGTTGGAGGGGGATCCCCGGCGCCGGGCACTTCCCCCACGAGGAGCGCCCGGACGCCGTCTCGGACGAGCTCACCCGGTGGCTCGACTCCCTCCCCGGCGACGACTGA
- a CDS encoding DUF309 domain-containing protein — MDTVNADRDRAPDGRAQNQRPRDRYGRPMPHGSAGEVERVPDDAEFSAEEGLETAQDLLDRGYAFTAHEVLEAVWKSSPESERELWRGLAQTAVGVTHAQRGNLTGAARLLRRGADRVEPYGPDAPHGVDTAAVAAFARSLADDLEAGRARPGDGVDPSRMRLR; from the coding sequence GTGGACACGGTGAACGCGGACCGCGACCGCGCCCCGGACGGGCGCGCGCAGAACCAGCGACCCCGCGACCGCTACGGCCGGCCGATGCCGCACGGCAGCGCGGGCGAGGTGGAGCGGGTGCCCGACGACGCCGAATTCTCGGCGGAGGAAGGGCTGGAAACGGCCCAGGACCTCCTCGACCGGGGGTACGCTTTCACCGCCCACGAAGTCCTCGAGGCCGTCTGGAAGTCCTCCCCCGAGTCCGAACGCGAACTGTGGCGCGGACTGGCGCAGACGGCCGTGGGCGTCACCCACGCCCAGCGCGGCAACCTCACGGGCGCCGCCCGCCTGCTGCGCCGCGGCGCCGACCGGGTGGAGCCGTACGGCCCGGACGCGCCGCACGGTGTGGACACCGCGGCGGTGGCGGCCTTCGCCCGCTCCCTCGCCGACGACCTCGAAGCGGGCCGCGCCCGCCCGGGCGACGGGGTGGACCCGTCCCGGATGCGTTTGCGCTGA
- a CDS encoding sodium-translocating pyrophosphatase has protein sequence MSGLNLAAPSGTALELQGIDFTLVIIVMAVALLALAVAGMLVREVLAAGQGTERMRNIAVAVQEGAGAYLRRQFRTLAVFVVVIPLLLLLLPADSWAISIGRSVFFALGALLSAATGFIGMWLAVRGNVRVAAAARGGTAADSRTAMRIAFRTGGVAGMITVGLGLLGAAVVVLLYRGDAPIVLEGFGFGAALLAMFMRVGGGIFTKAADVGADLVGKVEQGIPEDDPRNAATIADNVGDNVGDCAGMAADLFESYAVVLVASLILGRVAFGVEGLVFPLLVPMIGVLTAIIGIFIVAPSARDKTAMSAINRGFFISAGISALLVVAASFWYLPGSFQELSGVSQSVLDEIAEAGYADADPRVIAITAVLIGLVLAAAIQLLTGYFTETDRRPVREIGESSETGAATVILSGISVGLESAVYSALLIAGAVYAAFLLGGGSITLSLFAVALAGTGLLTTVGIIVAMDTFGPVSDNAQGIAEMSGDVEGKGAEILTSLDAVGNTTKAITKGIAIATAVLAATALFGAFRTSVQEQLGGDEVFSLSLDSPDVLVGVIIGASVVFFFSGLAVMAVGRAAGRVVLEVREQFRTRPGIMDGTEKPEYARVVDICTRDSLRELITPGLLAVLAPIAVGFAFGYAPLGAFLGGAIAAGVLMAVFLANSGGAWDNAKKLVEDGHHGGKGSEAHAATVIGDTVGDPFKDTAGPAINPLLKVMNLVALIVAPSVVIFQDNTVLRVGVTVVAVAILVGAVLWSKKRGSGTETEPAELGHGAPESGDDDETPSAGSPAVGGGGITDEAAGTGGREEARTN, from the coding sequence TTGTCTGGGCTCAACCTCGCCGCGCCAAGCGGCACGGCCCTAGAACTGCAAGGCATCGACTTCACACTCGTCATCATCGTCATGGCGGTCGCGCTCCTCGCGCTCGCCGTCGCGGGGATGCTGGTACGTGAAGTCCTCGCCGCCGGACAGGGCACCGAGCGAATGCGCAACATCGCCGTCGCGGTCCAGGAAGGAGCGGGTGCGTACCTCCGACGGCAGTTCCGCACCCTCGCGGTCTTCGTCGTCGTCATCCCCCTGCTGCTGCTCCTGCTCCCCGCCGACTCGTGGGCCATCTCCATCGGCCGGTCCGTCTTCTTCGCCCTCGGCGCCCTCCTCTCCGCCGCCACCGGCTTCATCGGCATGTGGCTCGCGGTCAGGGGCAACGTCCGCGTCGCGGCGGCCGCCCGCGGCGGCACCGCCGCCGACAGCCGCACCGCCATGCGGATCGCCTTCCGCACCGGCGGCGTCGCCGGCATGATCACCGTCGGCCTGGGCCTGCTCGGCGCGGCCGTCGTCGTCCTGCTGTACCGGGGCGACGCCCCGATCGTCCTGGAGGGCTTCGGCTTCGGCGCCGCGCTCCTGGCCATGTTCATGCGCGTCGGCGGCGGCATCTTCACCAAGGCCGCCGACGTCGGCGCCGACCTCGTGGGCAAGGTCGAACAGGGCATCCCCGAGGACGACCCCCGCAACGCCGCCACCATCGCCGACAACGTCGGCGACAACGTGGGCGACTGCGCGGGCATGGCCGCCGACCTGTTCGAGTCCTACGCCGTCGTCCTCGTCGCCTCCCTCATCCTGGGCCGCGTCGCGTTCGGCGTCGAGGGCCTCGTCTTCCCCCTGCTGGTCCCGATGATCGGTGTCCTCACCGCCATCATCGGCATCTTCATCGTCGCGCCCTCCGCGCGCGACAAGACGGCGATGTCCGCGATCAACCGCGGTTTCTTCATCTCCGCCGGGATCTCCGCCCTGCTCGTCGTCGCCGCCTCCTTCTGGTACCTGCCCGGCAGCTTCCAGGAGCTGTCCGGCGTGAGCCAGAGCGTCCTCGACGAGATCGCCGAAGCGGGCTACGCCGACGCCGACCCGCGCGTCATCGCGATCACCGCGGTCCTCATCGGCCTCGTCCTCGCGGCCGCCATCCAGCTCCTCACCGGCTACTTCACCGAGACCGACCGGCGGCCGGTCCGCGAGATCGGCGAGAGCTCCGAGACGGGCGCCGCCACCGTCATCCTGTCCGGCATCTCCGTCGGCCTGGAGTCGGCGGTCTACTCCGCCCTGCTCATCGCGGGCGCGGTGTACGCGGCGTTCCTCCTGGGCGGCGGGTCCATCACCCTCAGCCTGTTCGCCGTCGCCCTCGCCGGGACCGGCCTGCTCACCACCGTCGGCATCATCGTCGCGATGGACACCTTCGGCCCCGTCTCCGACAACGCTCAGGGCATCGCGGAGATGTCCGGCGACGTCGAGGGCAAGGGCGCCGAGATCCTCACGAGCCTGGACGCCGTCGGCAACACCACGAAGGCCATCACCAAGGGCATCGCGATCGCCACCGCGGTCCTGGCCGCCACCGCCCTGTTCGGAGCGTTCCGCACCTCCGTCCAGGAGCAGCTCGGCGGTGACGAGGTCTTCTCGCTGTCCCTGGACAGCCCGGACGTCCTCGTCGGCGTCATCATCGGCGCCAGCGTGGTGTTCTTCTTCTCCGGCCTCGCCGTCATGGCGGTCGGCCGCGCCGCCGGCCGCGTCGTCCTGGAGGTGCGCGAGCAGTTCCGCACCCGCCCGGGGATCATGGACGGCACCGAGAAGCCCGAGTACGCGCGCGTCGTCGACATCTGCACCCGCGACTCCCTGCGCGAGCTCATCACCCCCGGCCTGCTCGCCGTGCTGGCCCCGATCGCGGTCGGCTTCGCCTTCGGCTACGCCCCGCTGGGCGCGTTCCTCGGCGGCGCCATCGCCGCGGGCGTCCTCATGGCGGTGTTCCTCGCCAACTCCGGCGGCGCCTGGGACAACGCGAAGAAGCTCGTCGAGGACGGCCACCACGGCGGCAAGGGCTCGGAGGCCCACGCCGCCACGGTCATCGGAGACACCGTCGGCGACCCGTTCAAGGACACTGCGGGCCCGGCCATCAACCCGCTCCTGAAGGTGATGAACCTGGTCGCGCTGATCGTCGCGCCCAGCGTCGTCATCTTCCAGGACAACACCGTCCTGCGGGTCGGCGTCACCGTCGTGGCGGTCGCCATCCTCGTCGGCGCGGTCCTGTGGTCCAAGAAGCGCGGCTCGGGCACCGAGACCGAGCCGGCCGAGCTCGGCCACGGCGCGCCCGAGAGCGGCGACGACGATGAGACCCCCTCCGCCGGCTCCCCGGCCGTCGGGGGCGGCGGCATCACCGACGAGGCCGCCGGGACCGGCGGCAGGGAAGAGGCCCGCACCAACTAG